TGATATTTTAACAACTATTTTTTATTCTATTTTCTTCTTGAATATTAATGTCTATAAAAATAACTAAAAAATCCTCACCAAAACCTGCAAAATCAGATTCGCATAAATTCCAGCCATCACATCATCTGCCATAACTCCCCAACCTTCGGGAAGTTTCTGCAGGATATTTACC
This portion of the Candidatus Cloacimonadota bacterium genome encodes:
- a CDS encoding phosphatidylglycerophosphatase A yields the protein VNILQKLPEGWGVMADDVMAGIYANLILQVLVRIF